The Asterias rubens chromosome 14, eAstRub1.3, whole genome shotgun sequence DNA segment CTCTTTTGTcaccattatacatgtacaatgtagctaACAGCAAACTCAAAGCTGTCTTGTATTTTAGGAAGTGCCTTAATTACCAAAATGTACCCTGatgctgaagtaacgtagggcATTATACACGTACTTGTAAaccagttaaagccattggaccctttcggtacagaaaaacaaaaaaaagttcacagatttacaaataatttacagggtttacagaaggtaatggtgaaagacttctcttgaaatattagtccatgaaatgctttactttttgagaaaacggtaaaacaatataaattctcgttagcgagaattacggatttattttaaacacatgtcatgacacggcgaaacgcgcggaaacaatgttgggttttcccgttattttctcccgactccgatgactgattgagcctaaattttcacagggttgttgttttatatataagttgtgatacacgatctgtgggacttggacaatactgtttaccgaaagtgtataatggcttttaagtattatattgaaaatattgatcGTGCAATTAACACAACCATCTCAACTTGAAGAAGCCGTCAGACCATTGTGATGGAAAAACCCTGCTCTACTGGAGTACAATGAAAGGGCTAAACTATAGAAGCATTAGTGAAAAGGTTTTCAATAGGCAATTAGTCAGGAAATTATTACACCACAGGCGTAAGCAGAGCGGGAAGAGCACAGCCAATGAAAACACGCTACAGATGATGATGGTGTATGTCTTCAAGCTTTTGTCTTGTgccatttttctttcttttgctcTCACTCTCTCATCGCTGTGAAATGCTGATGTCAATGGGTGGAGTTTAAAATTGGTTGCGACCGAAGATGTGGTTCATTTAATCCGTCTATGAAGAACCGTCAGTGTCAGGACATCTTTTCACAGTCAGTTAAAGGGGGAAAATTAACACACAAAACATCTCTCTGATAGAATCCACGAACATTCATCATGGAAGTTATGATGATCATAATCTTGGTTAAGACTTTGATGGTACAAACCTGCCAGGGTGAAAACCAACAACAGTTCAGCGAACCGTTTTACCTGGCTGAAAACCAAGCCTTACTGAATCATGTGTTTCAGTTGAAGACTGTATCTTCTCCTGTGATCTGTGGGAGAGACTGCTCTATGGATCCACAGTGTGCATCATTCAACTACCACATCATAAAAGGTATTTGTGAATTGAATATTGCCAGCAGAGCCCACAGCCCTGATGACTTTGTTGAGATTCAAGGAAGTGCCTACTATGATGACAACTTGGACACTTTATCATTTTCACTACCCAGCACTACCACTACAACAAGTTACAGTAGTTGTCTGGAGATGTATCAAGCTGGTTACAGCATCAATGGTTTATACACCATCTTTCCTTCAAGCGTGCCTGACGGGTTACAGGTttactgtgatatggagacagatGGAGGAGGCTGGATCGTGTTCCAGAGGAGACAAGATGGCTCTGTTGACTTTGACCGTACCTGGGCTGATTACCAATCTGGGTTTGGTGATCTGCAGAATGAGTTCTGGTTGGGGAATGATATCCTTCGTGACCTTACTGGATCGGGTCAATGGCAACTCAGGATAAATATGGAAGATTGGCAGTCCAACACAGCTTGGGCTTCTTATGGTCAGTTTGCTGTTACAGGTGACAAGTACACTCTCCAGGTTGGTTCATATGATGCTCAGAGTACAGAAGGTGATTCAATGGCATGGCATGATGGTCAATCATTCACAACGAAGGATCAGAACAATGATGCAGGGTCTGGTTACAATTGTGCCGAGGGATATGAAGGTGCCTGGTGGTTTAAAGCTTGCTTTCGTGCTCATCTGAACGGTAAATACTATCCACAGGGAGAGGTGTCATATGCACAGGGAATACAATGGTACAGCTGGAAAGGATGGTACTACTCCCTGAAGAAATGCAGCATGAAAACACGGCAAGTTTTGTAACTATCAACTCATTGAACAGGTACAGGGAATAAGATGGAACAACTGGAGTGGGGATTATTAAAAATTGCATCATGAAAACACGGCAAGTTTTTTCGAATTCAAACCTTACCAAGGCCAGGGTTTTTGGGACATAAAGTGATTGACTTGTTGAACTGGAAAGGTTATTTTCTTCGCTGTATCTAAGAACATGAAGAATGCCTGACACTCTCCATTTGAGCACAGAGATCAAGAACACATCAACGGTAGGCCCTTTTAACCTTGTTAACGctatcaatgttttaaaaaaggaagaaaagaaaggtaaacaaaaactacaacaaaaacaatttccaattCTAGTAATAAATTCTAGTAAAAAGATCAactaaaaattcaattttaatgAGAAGACTCAAATTTCTTTGACAAAGGAACTGCCGACTGTTTGTTGGTGGACATTACGAAAACATTCACAGCggtataatttaatttaacataATTCTAAAGTTGATTCCCATTCAGTATACAAACATCGGAAATATGAAATCAGATATTAGATACCGACTGTTTGACTATTGCAGTGAGatgaaaaattattgttttagggCCTATTGTAGAATATTCTTTACTAGAATTTGTCATTTGACATTTTATGAAAGTAGCATTTACCAAGTGTTGAAATGTGTTGTGAAGTGAATTAAGGTAAAAGTTTATTTATAAACTTTTCCGAGCGGCCagctattttgttttgaaagttgaaaACTTGTATCGGTTTTATTGTTGAATGGAAGATGAAACATACTTGTTGAACATGTAGATCCCATGCTTGTGCTATTCAAAGGATTGGACACCTTTAGTAGTTGTCAAAGTAAACTAAATTgttaatcgaagttgcaagagaataatgaaagaaaaaatacccttgttgcacaaatttgtgtgctttcaatcagatgcataaaaaaggcttcaggcttgaagtcttttaatatttgataaaaaaattgaCTCTATCTCAAagaactatgttacttcagagggagccgtttctcacaatgttttacattgtacactatcgacagctctcagttgctcgttaccaagtacgtttttaggctaaaaatcattttgagtaattaccaaatggtgtccagtgcctttaagcaagtgATCCAATGAAGTacatataatttatttataattcatacctcagacagtttcgctattcctattggtggagagcgcgtcacgtgggtgtgtataaacctttgtttatgaccagtaaagagtgttgaaacatgggcgtgacacacgagcttgcacctgttcttttaagacagtttttcattcctattggtcgagagcaacggctgaaacagtcatgccacatcacgcgatacgcacgacgcgcacagcattcccttataagttgtttacccgatcgggccgagggccttactatttcatagctggaggggtgttgtgttgaaagaaactattgtacaattaaaaatgttgcatttattttactttttgaccaaaaagtgttgatgttttttgactgaaaaggtatttatcggttttcaactagtggtttaaacccgccgaggcctggttcttgataatttacctcaacttcgtctcggtaaaattatcaagaaccaggcctctttgggattaaaccactagttgaaaacctcttcaccacacattgattccattatttataaaacatttttgtgtgcaaatATTGTGTAATTGTTTAGGTGCACAACAGAAATACCAAGCACTTGAGTGGTCTAAGTGGTACATAtaagtgatttgtttttgtaggaCTTAGAATTTAACTAGTGacactttaaaaatataatgataaaatataaatattgtgaAATGTTGAGAAGAGATGTGAAAATCCGATTGTCGTACCACAACTTTCCACACTGGATGGTTCATGAATTgacaataaaacacatttatcTAGACTTTAGTTCAACGGAGGCCTGGCCTCAAGATGGTAAAGTCTCAATGATGCAACAATCTGATTTCGTCCAGCATTGTTTAACCAAACGATTGATGGCGATAACCAGCTAAGTTTGTTGGTATAGAAATAATTTCAAAGATCAGCCAAATTGTTTACTGAAATAATCAaggtgtgtttttaaatttacagaGCAGAAGTTAAAATTGTGACCTGGaaattcaaaacttttttttgtcgGAAGGAAATAGAATCGCACAACTAGGCctattacaaaatgtttaacagagtgtttaagaaaagattttttgaaatggtattttctctttttattctATTGTGATTATAGCTGCACACATGCTGTTGGATAGTAGAATTACATGGCACGTGAACTGATTATATTG contains these protein-coding regions:
- the LOC117299574 gene encoding ryncolin-1-like, whose protein sequence is MEVMMIIILVKTLMVQTCQGENQQQFSEPFYLAENQALLNHVFQLKTVSSPVICGRDCSMDPQCASFNYHIIKGICELNIASRAHSPDDFVEIQGSAYYDDNLDTLSFSLPSTTTTTSYSSCLEMYQAGYSINGLYTIFPSSVPDGLQVYCDMETDGGGWIVFQRRQDGSVDFDRTWADYQSGFGDLQNEFWLGNDILRDLTGSGQWQLRINMEDWQSNTAWASYGQFAVTGDKYTLQVGSYDAQSTEGDSMAWHDGQSFTTKDQNNDAGSGYNCAEGYEGAWWFKACFRAHLNGKYYPQGEVSYAQGIQWYSWKGWYYSLKKCSMKTRQVL